In one Lycium barbarum isolate Lr01 chromosome 7, ASM1917538v2, whole genome shotgun sequence genomic region, the following are encoded:
- the LOC132603578 gene encoding mitogen-activated protein kinase 9-like has protein sequence MGGSGTFVDGVLRWFHRRHNNNNSNNNNNNDDSILTIDLHKTNNLQEEGFTITEDFDITGLNLIKVPKRIDFPTMDPIKKNTLETEFFTEYGEASRYQVQEVIGKGSYGVVGSAVDTHTGEKVAIKKINDVFDHVSDATRILREIKLLRLLRHPDIVEIKHIMLPPSRREFKDIYVVFELMESDLHQVIKANNDLTHEHYQFFLYQLLRGLKYIHTANIFHRDLKPKNILANADCKLKICDFGLARVSFNDVPSAIFWTDYVATRWYRAPELCGSFFSKYTPAIDIWSIGCIFAELLSGKPLFPGKNVVHQLDLITDLLGTPPPETVAKIRNEKARRYLSSMRKKQPVPFTKKFPNADPLALRLLERLLAFDPKDRPSAEEGLADPYFRGLSNADREPSRPPISKLEFEFEKRKLAKDDVRELIYREILEYHPQMLQEYLSGGEQTSGFMYPSGVDRFKRQFAHLEEHQSRGERSTPLQRQHASLPRERVPAPKDDASSQNNDCEKRTVSTTLQSPPALSEGSDHSARSLLKSASISASKCVVVKKRNTQEEPIEEQNEEVDGLSQEVAALHA, from the exons ATGGGGGGTAGTGGTACATTTGTGGATGGCGTTCTTCGTTGGTTCCATCGTcgtcacaacaacaacaacagcaacaacaataacaataatgatgattCAATCTTAACAATTGATCTACACAAAACCAACAATTTACAAGAAGAAGGATTTACCATTACTGAAGACTTTGATATTACTGGTCTAAATCTCATCAAAGTACCCAAAAGGATCGATTTTCCCACCATGGATCCTATCAAaaag AATACGTTGGAGACGGAATTCTTTACTGAATATGGAGAGGCAAGTAGATACCAAGTTCAGGAAGTAATTGGCAAAGGCAGCTATGGAGTTGTGGGGTCCGCTGTCGACACCCATACCGGTGAAAAAGTTGCAATCAAGAAAATTAATGATGTGTTTGACCATGTTTCCGATGCTACAAGAATCTTGAGAGAAATCAAGCTTCTTCGGCTACTTAGGCATCCAGATATTGTAGAAATAAAGCACATTATGTTGCCTCCTTCTCGAAGAGAGTTTAAAGATATTTATGTTGTTTTTGAATTGATGGAATCAGATCTCCATCAGGTAATTAAGGCCAATAATGATCTTACACATGAGCATTATCAGTTTTTCCTGTATCAGCTTCTACGTGGACTAAAATATATTCATACAG CAAATATTTTCCACCGGGATTTAAAGCCGAAAAATATTCTTGCTAATGCTGACTGTAAGTTGAAGATATGTGATTTTGGGCTTGCTCGTGTATCTTTCAATGATGTGCCATCAGCTATTTTCTGGACT GATTATGTTGCAACTCGATGGTATCGTGCTCCTGAACTATGTGGCTCCTTtttctctaag TATACTCCTGCTATTGATATTTGGAGCATCGGATGCATATTTGCAGAGTTGCTTTCTGGCAAACCATTATTTCCTGGAAAGAATGTGGTGCATCAATTAGACCTAATCACAGATTTGCTTGGGACACCTCCACCTGAAACAGTTGCAAAG ATTAGAAATGAAAAGGCAAGAAGATACCTCAGTAGCATGCGGAAGAAACAGCCGGTTCCATTTACAAAAAAGTTTCCAAATGCAGATCCCTTGGCATTACGCCTACTTGAACGACTGCTCGCATTTGACCCTAAAGATCGGCCATCAGCAGAAGAG GGATTGGCTGATCCTTACTTCCGTGGTTTATCAAATGCTGATCGTGAACCATCTAGACCACCAATATCAAAGCTTGAGTTTGAATTTGAGAAGAGGAAACTGGCAAAAGATGATGTTAGAGAACTCATATATCGTGAG ATTTTAGAATATCATCCTCAGATGCTTCAGGAGTATCTTTCTGGTGGGGAACAGACTAGTGGCTTTATGTACCCAAG tggtgttgatcggTTCAAGCGACAATTTGCACATCTTGAGGAGCATCAGAGTAGAGGTGAACGCAGCACTCCGCTTCAGAGACAGCATGCTTCCTTGCCTAG AGAACGAGTTCCTGCACCAAAAGATGACGCCTCTTCCCAAAATAATGATTGTGAAAAGAGAACTGTTTCAACAACTCTTCAGAGTCCACCAGCGCTGTCTGAGGGATCAGACCACAGTGCTCGTAGCTTGCTGAAGAGTGCTAGCATCAGTGCTTCTAAGTGTGTGGTAGTTAAAAAAAGAAACacacag GAAGAGCCAATTGAAGAACAAAACGAGGAAGTTGATGGTTTGTCTCAAGAAGTTGCCGCTCTTCATGCTTAA